The following are from one region of the Falco cherrug isolate bFalChe1 chromosome 19, bFalChe1.pri, whole genome shotgun sequence genome:
- the RORC gene encoding nuclear receptor ROR-gamma isoform X2 gives MSRDAVKFGRMSKKQRERLHAEVQQQLEQRQQERAAEGAAASPPEVMGRRGHPLTPASTPGCPGTRHGATDGRAGPMVEAELGRPEGAEQSPDKDRDGEGDRDDPDFYPHPDVSSLLESPTSSGLEIEHLTQNVLKSYRETCQLRAEDLQLRRWDIFSREEVCAYQKKSMEEMWQCCAGRITEAIQYVVEFAKRLRGFMDLCQNDQIVLLKAVAPWAPASPVPPSPSRCRAVAGAMEVVLVRMCRAFNSDNRTVFFEGKYASTELFRSLGCHELIGSIFDFAQSLCALHVSESEVAFFSALVLINASRPWLQEPAKVARLQGRLDVAFRLLLRRTRREGLLARLPPAGHLRALCSQHVEQLQAFRRLCPAALHVAFPPLYRELFAGEAETPGAAR, from the exons ATGTCCCGCGACG CCGTCAAGTTCGGCCGCATGTCCAAGAAGCAGCGGGAGCGGCTGCACGCCGaggttcagcagcagctggagcagcggCAGCAGGAGCGGGCGGCTGAGGGGgcggctgccagccccccagaGGTGATGGGGCGCCGGGGCCACCCGCTgacccctgccagcaccccgGGGTGCCCCGGCACCCGTCACGGTGCCACGGATGGCCGGGCTGGTCCCATggtggaggcagagctggggcgGCCAGAGGGGGCCGAGCAGAGCCCGGACAAGGACAGGGacggggagggggacagggacgACCCTGACTTCTACCCCCACCCCGATGTCAGCAGCCTCCTGGAGTCACCCACATCCTCCGGCCTGGAGATCG AGCACCTCACCCAGAATGTCCTCAAGTCGTACCGGGAGACGTGCCAGCTCCGTGCCGAGGACCTGCAGCTCCGGCGCTGGGACATCTTCTCCCGCGAGGAGGTCTGCGCCTACCAGAAGAAG TCGATGGAGGAGATGTGGCAGTGCTGTGCCGGGCGCATCACCGAGGCCATCCAGTACGTGGTGGAGTTCGCCAAACGCCTGCGTGGCTTCATGGACCTCTGCCAGAACGACCAGATCGTCCTCCTCAAAGCGG TGGCACCGTGGGCCCCTGCGTCCCCGGTGCCACCGTCCCCGTCCCGCTGCCGGGCGGTGGCAGGTGCCATGGAGGTGGTGCTGGTGCGCATGTGCCGAGCCTTCAACTCCGACAACCGGACTGTCTTCTTCGAGGGCAAGTACGCCAGCACCGAGCTCTTCCGATCCCTGG GCTGCCACGAGCTCATCGGCTCCATCTTCGATTTCGCCCAGAGCCTCTGCGCTCTGCACGTCTCGGAGAGCGAGGTGGCCTTCTTCAGCGCCCTCGTCCTCATCAACGCCA GCCGCCCGTGGCTGCAGGAGCCGGCGAAGGTGGCACGGCTGCAGGGACGCCTGGACGTCGCCTTCCGCCTGCTGCTGCGCCGCACACGCCGCGAggggctgctggccagg CTGCCGCCGGCCGGGCACCTGCGGGCGCTGTGCTCGCAGCACGTGGAGCAGCTCCAGGCCTTCCGCCGCCTGTGCCCCGCCGCGCTGCACGTCGCCTTCCCGCCGCTCTACCGCGAGCTCTTCGCTGGCGAAGCCGAGACCCCCGGTGCTGCCCgctga
- the RORC gene encoding nuclear receptor ROR-gamma isoform X1, whose protein sequence is MSRDAVKFGRMSKKQRERLHAEVQQQLEQRQQERAAEGAAASPPEVMGRRGHPLTPASTPGCPGTRHGATDGRAGPMVEAELGRPEGAEQSPDKDRDGEGDRDDPDFYPHPDVSSLLESPTSSGLEIEHLTQNVLKSYRETCQLRAEDLQLRRWDIFSREEVCAYQKKSMEEMWQCCAGRITEAIQYVVEFAKRLRGFMDLCQNDQIVLLKAGTGPPRPLSPAAGPPCPPCPLPWAPLIPLSSSPGPPCPLVLSPGATMSPCPQTSAHLVPCSQPRVHCVPLSPAPGPPRPQPHSPCCPISPAPVSPGHGTLWSHQGGDSPTGPTWEMTVPKGHPNPTGEVTNPRAGAAGAPTQPAAVAPWAPASPVPPSPSRCRAVAGAMEVVLVRMCRAFNSDNRTVFFEGKYASTELFRSLGCHELIGSIFDFAQSLCALHVSESEVAFFSALVLINASRPWLQEPAKVARLQGRLDVAFRLLLRRTRREGLLARLPPAGHLRALCSQHVEQLQAFRRLCPAALHVAFPPLYRELFAGEAETPGAAR, encoded by the exons ATGTCCCGCGACG CCGTCAAGTTCGGCCGCATGTCCAAGAAGCAGCGGGAGCGGCTGCACGCCGaggttcagcagcagctggagcagcggCAGCAGGAGCGGGCGGCTGAGGGGgcggctgccagccccccagaGGTGATGGGGCGCCGGGGCCACCCGCTgacccctgccagcaccccgGGGTGCCCCGGCACCCGTCACGGTGCCACGGATGGCCGGGCTGGTCCCATggtggaggcagagctggggcgGCCAGAGGGGGCCGAGCAGAGCCCGGACAAGGACAGGGacggggagggggacagggacgACCCTGACTTCTACCCCCACCCCGATGTCAGCAGCCTCCTGGAGTCACCCACATCCTCCGGCCTGGAGATCG AGCACCTCACCCAGAATGTCCTCAAGTCGTACCGGGAGACGTGCCAGCTCCGTGCCGAGGACCTGCAGCTCCGGCGCTGGGACATCTTCTCCCGCGAGGAGGTCTGCGCCTACCAGAAGAAG TCGATGGAGGAGATGTGGCAGTGCTGTGCCGGGCGCATCACCGAGGCCATCCAGTACGTGGTGGAGTTCGCCAAACGCCTGCGTGGCTTCATGGACCTCTGCCAGAACGACCAGATCGTCCTCCTCAAAGCGGGTACGGGGCCACCAcgtcccctgtccccagccgCAGGGCCACCATGCCCCCCTTGTCCTCTGCCCTGGGCTCCTCTCATTCCTTTGTCCTCCTCCCCAGGGCCACCATGTCCCCTTGTCCTCAGCCCTGGGGCCACcatgtccccctgtccccagaCTTCGGCTCATCTTGTCCCCTGTTCCCAGCCCCGGGTCCACTGTGTCCccttgtccccagccccagggccaccacgtccccagccccacagtcCCTGCTGCCCCATCTCCCCCGCCCCGGTGTCCCCAGGCCATGGGACGCTCTGGTCCCATCAGGGAGGTGACAGTCCCACGGGTCCCACCTGGGAGATGACAGTCCCCAAGGGCCACCCCAACCCCACCGGGGAGGTGACAAaccccagggctggtgctgcGGGGGCACCGACCCAACCTGCAGCAGTGGCACCGTGGGCCCCTGCGTCCCCGGTGCCACCGTCCCCGTCCCGCTGCCGGGCGGTGGCAGGTGCCATGGAGGTGGTGCTGGTGCGCATGTGCCGAGCCTTCAACTCCGACAACCGGACTGTCTTCTTCGAGGGCAAGTACGCCAGCACCGAGCTCTTCCGATCCCTGG GCTGCCACGAGCTCATCGGCTCCATCTTCGATTTCGCCCAGAGCCTCTGCGCTCTGCACGTCTCGGAGAGCGAGGTGGCCTTCTTCAGCGCCCTCGTCCTCATCAACGCCA GCCGCCCGTGGCTGCAGGAGCCGGCGAAGGTGGCACGGCTGCAGGGACGCCTGGACGTCGCCTTCCGCCTGCTGCTGCGCCGCACACGCCGCGAggggctgctggccagg CTGCCGCCGGCCGGGCACCTGCGGGCGCTGTGCTCGCAGCACGTGGAGCAGCTCCAGGCCTTCCGCCGCCTGTGCCCCGCCGCGCTGCACGTCGCCTTCCCGCCGCTCTACCGCGAGCTCTTCGCTGGCGAAGCCGAGACCCCCGGTGCTGCCCgctga
- the RORC gene encoding nuclear receptor ROR-gamma isoform X3, whose protein sequence is MSRDAVKFGRMSKKQRERLHAEVQQQLEQRQQERAAEGAAASPPEVMGRRGHPLTPASTPGCPGTRHGATDGRAGPMVEAELGRPEGAEQSPDKDRDGEGDRDDPDFYPHPDVSSLLESPTSSGLEIEHLTQNVLKSYRETCQLRAEDLQLRRWDIFSREEVCAYQKKSMEEMWQCCAGRITEAIQYVVEFAKRLRGFMDLCQNDQIVLLKAGAMEVVLVRMCRAFNSDNRTVFFEGKYASTELFRSLGCHELIGSIFDFAQSLCALHVSESEVAFFSALVLINASRPWLQEPAKVARLQGRLDVAFRLLLRRTRREGLLARLPPAGHLRALCSQHVEQLQAFRRLCPAALHVAFPPLYRELFAGEAETPGAAR, encoded by the exons ATGTCCCGCGACG CCGTCAAGTTCGGCCGCATGTCCAAGAAGCAGCGGGAGCGGCTGCACGCCGaggttcagcagcagctggagcagcggCAGCAGGAGCGGGCGGCTGAGGGGgcggctgccagccccccagaGGTGATGGGGCGCCGGGGCCACCCGCTgacccctgccagcaccccgGGGTGCCCCGGCACCCGTCACGGTGCCACGGATGGCCGGGCTGGTCCCATggtggaggcagagctggggcgGCCAGAGGGGGCCGAGCAGAGCCCGGACAAGGACAGGGacggggagggggacagggacgACCCTGACTTCTACCCCCACCCCGATGTCAGCAGCCTCCTGGAGTCACCCACATCCTCCGGCCTGGAGATCG AGCACCTCACCCAGAATGTCCTCAAGTCGTACCGGGAGACGTGCCAGCTCCGTGCCGAGGACCTGCAGCTCCGGCGCTGGGACATCTTCTCCCGCGAGGAGGTCTGCGCCTACCAGAAGAAG TCGATGGAGGAGATGTGGCAGTGCTGTGCCGGGCGCATCACCGAGGCCATCCAGTACGTGGTGGAGTTCGCCAAACGCCTGCGTGGCTTCATGGACCTCTGCCAGAACGACCAGATCGTCCTCCTCAAAGCGG GTGCCATGGAGGTGGTGCTGGTGCGCATGTGCCGAGCCTTCAACTCCGACAACCGGACTGTCTTCTTCGAGGGCAAGTACGCCAGCACCGAGCTCTTCCGATCCCTGG GCTGCCACGAGCTCATCGGCTCCATCTTCGATTTCGCCCAGAGCCTCTGCGCTCTGCACGTCTCGGAGAGCGAGGTGGCCTTCTTCAGCGCCCTCGTCCTCATCAACGCCA GCCGCCCGTGGCTGCAGGAGCCGGCGAAGGTGGCACGGCTGCAGGGACGCCTGGACGTCGCCTTCCGCCTGCTGCTGCGCCGCACACGCCGCGAggggctgctggccagg CTGCCGCCGGCCGGGCACCTGCGGGCGCTGTGCTCGCAGCACGTGGAGCAGCTCCAGGCCTTCCGCCGCCTGTGCCCCGCCGCGCTGCACGTCGCCTTCCCGCCGCTCTACCGCGAGCTCTTCGCTGGCGAAGCCGAGACCCCCGGTGCTGCCCgctga
- the LOC129734213 gene encoding translation initiation factor IF-2-like isoform X2 yields MAAARPRSRGALKPAAGDPDEPAPLPSHKKAPRCPAFPIGVKVERCACPGCGRGRGPGCCVTLEPRRLPASGERSGRSQHGGAEPGAAVRGRPRRPQPGQPRSASGARTAQRRPSRRAWRGRRKGGLGGPLFNRDAGHRGGRDEPGFLSRLPREIP; encoded by the exons ATGGCGGCCGCTCGCCCACGCTCCCGAGGGGCGCTGAAGCCGGCGGCCGGTGACCCGGATGAgcccgccccgctgccctcACACAAGAAGGCGCCGCGGTGCCCGGCTTTCCCAATAGGAGTGAAGGTGGAGAGGTGCGCGTGTCCCGGATgtgggcggggccgcggccccggATGTTGCGTCACGCTGGAGCCGCGGCGGCTGCCTGCgagcggggagcggagcggacGGAGCCAACATGGCGGTGCCGAGCCTGGGGCGGCCGTGAGGGGCAGGCCGCGGCGCCCTCAgcccgggcagccccgcagTGCCAGCGGGGCCCGCACAGCGCAGCGGCGGCCGAGCCGGCGGGCATGGCGGGGGCGGCGTAAGGGAGGCCTCGGTGGTCCCT tgttcaaCAGGGACGCAGGGCACCGCGGAGGCCGCGACGAGCCTGGCTTCTTGAGCAGGCTCCCCCGGGAGATACCCTAG
- the LOC129734213 gene encoding translation initiation factor IF-2-like isoform X1, translating to MAAARPRSRGALKPAAGDPDEPAPLPSHKKAPRCPAFPIGVKVERCACPGCGRGRGPGCCVTLEPRRLPASGERSGRSQHGGAEPGAAVRGRPRRPQPGQPRSASGARTAQRRPSRRAWRGRRKGGLGGPCGVQQGRRAPRRPRRAWLLEQAPPGDTLVLGSWWGGDERCHCE from the exons ATGGCGGCCGCTCGCCCACGCTCCCGAGGGGCGCTGAAGCCGGCGGCCGGTGACCCGGATGAgcccgccccgctgccctcACACAAGAAGGCGCCGCGGTGCCCGGCTTTCCCAATAGGAGTGAAGGTGGAGAGGTGCGCGTGTCCCGGATgtgggcggggccgcggccccggATGTTGCGTCACGCTGGAGCCGCGGCGGCTGCCTGCgagcggggagcggagcggacGGAGCCAACATGGCGGTGCCGAGCCTGGGGCGGCCGTGAGGGGCAGGCCGCGGCGCCCTCAgcccgggcagccccgcagTGCCAGCGGGGCCCGCACAGCGCAGCGGCGGCCGAGCCGGCGGGCATGGCGGGGGCGGCGTAAGGGAGGCCTCGGTGGTCCCTGTGG tgttcaaCAGGGACGCAGGGCACCGCGGAGGCCGCGACGAGCCTGGCTTCTTGAGCAGGCTCCCCCGGGAGATACCCTAGTCCTagggagctggtggggaggagacGAGCGCTGTCATTGTGAGTGA
- the S100A10 gene encoding protein S100-A10, whose product MPSQMEHAMETLMFTFHKYAGDKNHLGKEDLRALMEKEFPGFLENQQDPMALDKIMKDLDQCRDGKVGFQGFFSLVAGLTIACNDYFVLHMKQKGRK is encoded by the exons ATGCCGTCCCAGATGGAGCACGCCATGGAGACCCTCATGTTCACCTTCCACAAGTACGCGGGTGACAAGAACCACCTGGGCAAGGAGGACCTGCGGGCGCTGATGGAGAAGGAGTTCCCCGGCTTCCTGGAG AACCAGCAGGACCCGATGGCCCTGGACAAGATCATGAAGGACCTGGACCAGTGCCGGGACGGCAAGGTGGGCTTCCAGGGCTTCTTCTCGCTGGTGGCCGGGCTCACCATCGCCTGCAACGACTACTTTGTCCTGCACATGAAGCAGAAGGGCAGGAAGTGA